The region GGCAGGATGCCGCGACGGTGCCCGTGACGACGCCGAGCACGATCCGCCGCGCCGGCGCCACCGCGCTGCTCGCGCACGCGCTGGCACTGCGTGCGGTCACAGGCTGCGCGCAACCGGCGCCGATCCCGCCCGCCGCCGTGGCCGCGCCCTCGCCGGAGGGCGACGGCCTGTATCTCGACGTGTCGCTCAATGGCGAACCGACGCACCGGATCGCCCGCTTCCGGCAAATCGACGGACGGCTGTACGCGGCGTCCGCCGATCTGGCCGACCTGGGCATCGCGACAGAGGCGCCGGGACGCATGCCGTCGAACGTCCCGTCGAACGCCCTCGTCGCGCTCGATACGCTTGCGGGGCTGCGCTACGACTACGACGCAGGCCGGCAGACGCTCGACCTGCGCGTGCCCGATTCGCTGCGCATTCCGCACACGTTCGATACACGCGCGCTCGCCGCCGCGCCGCCCGCGACATCCGGCCGCGGTTTCGTGCTGAACTACGACGCGTATGCGCAGACCTTCGCGCGTGCGCCGCTCGCCGTCTGGAGCGAGGCGCGCTACTTCGATCCGGCCGGTGTATTCAGCAGCACCGGCATCGCATACCTGTACGACGACCGCAGGCGCTACGTGCGCTATGACACGTCGTGGACCCGCTCGAACCCCGGCACGCTCACGACGACGCAGGTCGGCGACACGATTTCGTCGTCGCTGTCGTGGACCCGTTCGCTGCGTCTCGGCGGCGTTCAGTGGCGCAGCAACTTCGGCCTGCGCCCGGACCTCGTCACGTTTCCGGTGCCCGCACTGTCCGGCAACGCGGTTGTGCCGACCTCGGTCGACCTGTACGTGAACAACGTGCGCCAGTTCACCGGCGACGTGCCGAGCGGGCCGTTCGTGATCAACAGCGTGCCCGGCATCACCGGCGCCGGCAGCGCGACGGTCGTGACGCGCGATGCGCTCGGCCGTTCGATCGCAACGTCGATTCCGCTGTACGTCGACACGCGCCTGCTCGCGCCGGGGCTCGCGAGCTATTCGGCCGAAGCCGGCTTCCTGCGGCGCGCGTACGGCAGCAATTCGTTCGACTACGCGCGCACGCCGGCAGCGAGCGGCTCGCTGCGCTACGGGATCAGCGAGCGCCTGACCGCCGAGGCGCACGCGGAAGCGACGGCCGGCGTGTACAACGTCGGCGCCGGCGCGCTCGCGCGGCTCGGCGAGCGCGGCGTGGCGAACGCGTCGCTGGCGCTCAGTGCGCCGGGCCGCACCGGCGTGCAGGCCGGCGCCGGCTACCAGTACGTGACGCCGCGCTTCTCGATCGACGCGCAGACGCTGCGCGCGTTCGGCGACTACGGCGACCTCGGCAGCCGCGAAGGCGCGCCCGTATCGCGCGCGACCGATCGCGTCACCGTATCGTTTCCGTTCCTGCGCGCGCAGACGCTGTCGTTCAGTTATCTCGCACTCAAATATCCGGGCGTTGCCGCGTCGCGGATTGGCTCGATCGCGTATCTCGTCAATCTCGGCGGCCTGATATCGATCACGTTCAGCGGCTTCCAGGACTTCAGCCAACACGACGCGCGCGGCTTCTTCGTCAGCATGAGCGTCGGGCTGGGCGGCAACGCGTCCGTGTCGGCGAACGCCGGCCGGCAGAACGGCGAATCGACCTACACCCTCAACGCGTCGCGCCCGCCCGACTACGGCGGCGGCTTCGGCTGGAACGTGCAGGCCGGGACGAGTGCGGGCATGCGCTACGGGCAGGGCCAGGTGCAGTATCTCGGCCGCGCCGGCCAGGTGACGGTGCTCGCGCAGTCGTTCGACGGGCGCAGCAACGCGTCGGTCGACGTCACGGGCGCGTTCGTACTGATGGACGGCAGGTTGATGACCGCGCGCCGTATCGACGACGGCTTTGCCCTGGTATCGACCGACACGGGCCGCGTGCCCGTGCTGCACCAGAATCGCCTGATCGGCGAGACCGACCGCGCGGGCTATTTGCTCGTGCCCGACCTGAATGCGTACCAGCGCAATCGCGTCGCGATCGACAGCACCGGGCTGCCCGCCGATGCGCGGCTCACCGACACGACGCTCGACGTCGTGCCGCAGGCGCGCTCCGGCGTGCTCGCCCGCTTCGCCGTCACGCGCTACAGCGCCGCATCGATCGTGCTGCGCGCGCCCGACGGCGCGCCGCTGCCGGCCGGGCTCGAAGTACGCCACGTCGAAAGCGGCCACCGCACGATCGTCGGCTACGACGGCCTGACCTTCGTCGACGGCCTCGTCGCCGACAATCACCTCGAAATCTCCGGCAGCGCCGGCGCGTGCTCGGTCGCGTTCGCATACCGGCGCCCGGACAACGGCACGCTGCCGACGATCGGGCCCCTCACCTGCGGCCTGCGATAGGCGTGGCGGCTCCCGGCCGCGCGCCGCGCGAATGTTAGAATCGCGGGATTCCTCCGGCGGCGCACGGCCGCCCAACCCCCGTTCGAAGAATCGCCATGACGTCCCAACTGCACAAAAAGGGCGAGGCCTGGTCGGCCCGCTTCTCGGAACCGATGTCGGAGCTGGTCAAGCGCTACACGTCGTCGGTGTTTTTCGACAAGCGCCTCGCGCTCGTCGACATCGCCGGCTCGCTCGCGCATGCCAGCATGCTCGCGGCGCAGAAGATCATCAGCGCCGACGACCTCGCCGCGATCGAGCGTGGGATGACGCAGATCAAGGGCGAGATCGAGCGCGGCGAATTCGAATGGCAGCTGGATCTCGAGGACGTCCACCTGAACATCGAAGCGCGCCTGACCGCGCTGATCGGCGATGCCGGCAAGCGGCTGCACACCGGCCGCTCGCGCAACGACCAGGTCGCGACCGACATCCGCCTGTGGCTGCGCGGCGAGATCGACCGCATCGGCGGGCTGCTGAACGACCTGCGCGGCGCGCTGGTCGACCTCGCGGAAAAGAACGCGGACACGATCATGCCGGGCTTCACGCACCTGCAGGTCGCGCAGCCGGTCACGTTCGGCCATCACCTGCTCGCGTACGTCGAGATGTTTACGCGCGATGCGGAACGCATGCGCGACTGCCGCACCCGCGTGAACCGCCTGCCGCTCGGCGCGGCCGCGCTCGCCGGCACCAGCTATCCGATCGACCGTCATGCGGTCGCGAAAACGCTCGGCTTCGACGGCATCTGCGCGAACTCGCTCGACGCCGTGTCGGATCGCGACTTCGCGATCGAATTCACGGCGGCGTCCGCGCTGGTGATGACGCACGTGTCGCGTTTCTCGGAAGAACTCGTGCTGTGGATGAGCCCGCGCGTCGGCTTCATCGACATCGCCGACCGCTTCTGCACGGGCAGTTCCATCATGCCGCAGAAGAAAAACCCTGACGTGCCGGAACTCGCGCGCGGCAAGACGGGCCGCGTGAACGGCCATCTGATGGCGCTGCTCACGCTGATGAAGGGCCAGCCGCTCGCGTACAACAAGGACAACCAGGAAGACAAGGAACCGCTGTTCGACACGGTCGACACCGTCGCCGACACGCTGCGGATCTTCGCGGAGATGGTCGCGGGCATCACCGTGAAGCCGGACGCGATGCGCGCGGCCGCGCTGCAGGGCTTCTCGACCGCCACCGACCTCGCCGACTACCTTGTGAAGCGCGGGTTGCCGTTCCGCGACGCGCACGAAGCGGTCGCGCACGCAGTGAAGATCTGCGACGACCGCGGGATCGATCTCGCCGACCTGACGCTCGACGAAATGAAGCAGGAACTGCCGAACGTCGCGCACCTGATCGGCGACGACGTGTTCGACTACCTGACGCTCGAAGGCTCGGTCGCGAGCCGCAATCACCCGGGCGGCACCGCGCCCGACCAGGTGCGTGCGGCAGTCAAGGCCGCGCGCGCCGCGCTCGGCAAGTAAGCACGCTGTCACGAGCGGACGCCGCCCGGCGTCCGTGTTCCATTCGGGCGGCCGGCGCGCCGCCTGTCCCGCTTCCCGGCTTCACCGCTTTTCGGACCCGCCGATGACCTTCTCCGCCGCGCTCTTCGACATGGACGGCCTGCTCGTCGATTCCGAGCGGACCATCATGAACACGTGGATCGACGTGTCGCACGCGCACGGCGTCGTGCTGACCGAGATCGATTATCTGCAGATCGTCGGCCGCTCGTTCGCCGAGGGCCAGGTGATCCTCGCGCGCCTGATCGGCAACCCCGACACGTTCGACGCGGTGCGCATTCGCGTGCGCGAACGGTTGGCCGCACCCGAGCCCAACCCGAAGTTTCCGCTGAAGCGGGGCGCGCTGGCGCTGCTCGAAACGCTCGCGCAAGCGGGCATTCCGTGCGCGGTCGCGTCGTCGTCCGCGCGCGACGTGATCCGGGCGCGGCTCGATGCGGTCGGCGTGCTG is a window of Burkholderia latens DNA encoding:
- a CDS encoding fimbria/pilus outer membrane usher protein, which produces MPVTTPSTIRRAGATALLAHALALRAVTGCAQPAPIPPAAVAAPSPEGDGLYLDVSLNGEPTHRIARFRQIDGRLYAASADLADLGIATEAPGRMPSNVPSNALVALDTLAGLRYDYDAGRQTLDLRVPDSLRIPHTFDTRALAAAPPATSGRGFVLNYDAYAQTFARAPLAVWSEARYFDPAGVFSSTGIAYLYDDRRRYVRYDTSWTRSNPGTLTTTQVGDTISSSLSWTRSLRLGGVQWRSNFGLRPDLVTFPVPALSGNAVVPTSVDLYVNNVRQFTGDVPSGPFVINSVPGITGAGSATVVTRDALGRSIATSIPLYVDTRLLAPGLASYSAEAGFLRRAYGSNSFDYARTPAASGSLRYGISERLTAEAHAEATAGVYNVGAGALARLGERGVANASLALSAPGRTGVQAGAGYQYVTPRFSIDAQTLRAFGDYGDLGSREGAPVSRATDRVTVSFPFLRAQTLSFSYLALKYPGVAASRIGSIAYLVNLGGLISITFSGFQDFSQHDARGFFVSMSVGLGGNASVSANAGRQNGESTYTLNASRPPDYGGGFGWNVQAGTSAGMRYGQGQVQYLGRAGQVTVLAQSFDGRSNASVDVTGAFVLMDGRLMTARRIDDGFALVSTDTGRVPVLHQNRLIGETDRAGYLLVPDLNAYQRNRVAIDSTGLPADARLTDTTLDVVPQARSGVLARFAVTRYSAASIVLRAPDGAPLPAGLEVRHVESGHRTIVGYDGLTFVDGLVADNHLEISGSAGACSVAFAYRRPDNGTLPTIGPLTCGLR
- the argH gene encoding argininosuccinate lyase; protein product: MTSQLHKKGEAWSARFSEPMSELVKRYTSSVFFDKRLALVDIAGSLAHASMLAAQKIISADDLAAIERGMTQIKGEIERGEFEWQLDLEDVHLNIEARLTALIGDAGKRLHTGRSRNDQVATDIRLWLRGEIDRIGGLLNDLRGALVDLAEKNADTIMPGFTHLQVAQPVTFGHHLLAYVEMFTRDAERMRDCRTRVNRLPLGAAALAGTSYPIDRHAVAKTLGFDGICANSLDAVSDRDFAIEFTAASALVMTHVSRFSEELVLWMSPRVGFIDIADRFCTGSSIMPQKKNPDVPELARGKTGRVNGHLMALLTLMKGQPLAYNKDNQEDKEPLFDTVDTVADTLRIFAEMVAGITVKPDAMRAAALQGFSTATDLADYLVKRGLPFRDAHEAVAHAVKICDDRGIDLADLTLDEMKQELPNVAHLIGDDVFDYLTLEGSVASRNHPGGTAPDQVRAAVKAARAALGK
- a CDS encoding HAD family hydrolase, with the protein product MTFSAALFDMDGLLVDSERTIMNTWIDVSHAHGVVLTEIDYLQIVGRSFAEGQVILARLIGNPDTFDAVRIRVRERLAAPEPNPKFPLKRGALALLETLAQAGIPCAVASSSARDVIRARLDAVGVLPFFHAIAGGDEVARGKPDPAVYRLAAERLGVPAHACVAFEDSDFGALSAAGAGASVITVPDLKAPTPEIVALSLHVLASLDDAVELVPSWFGRLDTQQPA